In Fluviicola taffensis DSM 16823, the following are encoded in one genomic region:
- a CDS encoding TonB-dependent receptor domain-containing protein — protein MRFTLFLFFLALSFFSFSQTVSGFGSIDGRVLDSLSKTPLEYTMIRLFSVETSQVATGIYTDENGSFVLEEVKYGNYYLVVTNPDYITKTIRNIQLSAEKPLRKVGAISLVSINNLLDEVVIQTEKNQLQLGIEKKVYNVGDDISVTGGTVTDVLNNVPSVEVDQDGGISLRGDANVTILIDGKPSNMSGGNGKSVLEGIPASSIERIEIVTNPSAKYDPDGTSGIINIVLKKNVKRGINGNVAATVGTGNLGTASASLNLRNTKFNLYGNYAFSYKDGYRNNYSELNQFKGDTTLSLIQRRVGGDINITHTARVGMDIYLKDRNTLSWSISGNAADRRRTGNQNNIRNDNFADTSAQWNRVTSDPTLSKNIDFSLGYKWNFKDDKGSLDVNVYESLSNGTDEGFYQQTFTIPSDSAAIDQHLFSNNSNDFTTVSLDFVRAFKSKFRVESGLKMIQRNMILNSNYESKDSTGVYMPDTSAIFNYKYLESIYSAYGIIAGQYKKFKYQAGLRFEYSIQAPNLVSKNESFRNEYFNLFPSATIRYSVSKSTELSLGYSKRINRPNFDNLNPFTSYADPYNLRSGNPALKPENIHSIDLGLEYNSKQVVLAFSLYQRYTSSVIQRVKVFYEDGTSRGTYANIDNSVNSGGEVILQYKPFPIWRNMISFNGNYIKYTDDNTTTNWNREGFVFGMKFSSTLDLLKKTLTLQVNFRYSAPSVTAQGTMQPRGSVDFSADKSLFDGKWGIGLRVTDIFNTQGFSFQVDQPSVYQSTEFKWETRRLILSVRYRFGKTNLKEEKKTPENGGGGFDF, from the coding sequence ATGCGCTTTACGCTTTTTTTATTTTTTTTAGCTCTCAGCTTTTTTTCATTTTCTCAAACAGTTAGTGGTTTCGGATCTATTGATGGTCGTGTTTTAGATTCACTGAGTAAAACTCCTCTTGAGTATACGATGATTCGTTTATTTAGCGTAGAAACTTCTCAAGTCGCAACAGGAATTTATACCGATGAAAATGGTTCGTTTGTATTGGAAGAAGTGAAGTATGGAAATTATTACTTGGTGGTTACAAATCCAGATTATATAACGAAAACCATCCGAAATATTCAACTTTCTGCAGAAAAACCACTTAGAAAAGTAGGCGCGATTTCATTGGTAAGTATCAATAATTTGTTGGATGAAGTGGTTATTCAAACGGAGAAAAACCAATTGCAACTTGGAATCGAAAAGAAAGTTTACAATGTTGGAGATGATATTTCAGTTACAGGTGGAACAGTTACAGATGTTTTGAATAATGTTCCATCGGTTGAAGTGGATCAAGATGGTGGAATTTCTTTGAGAGGTGATGCAAATGTGACAATTCTTATCGACGGAAAACCAAGTAATATGAGCGGTGGAAACGGTAAAAGTGTTTTGGAAGGTATTCCAGCAAGTAGTATTGAACGAATAGAAATTGTCACAAATCCGTCTGCAAAATACGATCCTGATGGAACTTCTGGAATTATCAATATTGTTTTAAAGAAGAATGTGAAGCGTGGAATAAACGGAAATGTTGCTGCAACTGTAGGAACAGGAAATTTAGGGACAGCTTCTGCATCACTGAATTTACGAAATACTAAATTCAATTTATATGGAAATTATGCATTTTCATACAAAGATGGTTACCGGAACAATTATTCAGAGTTAAATCAATTCAAAGGTGATACAACGCTAAGTTTGATTCAGCGAAGAGTTGGCGGTGATATTAATATTACGCACACTGCCAGAGTTGGAATGGATATTTACCTAAAGGATCGAAATACATTGTCGTGGAGTATTTCTGGAAATGCTGCTGATAGAAGAAGAACTGGAAATCAAAACAATATAAGAAACGATAATTTTGCAGATACTTCAGCACAATGGAATCGAGTTACTAGCGATCCGACTTTGAGTAAAAACATTGATTTTTCATTGGGTTATAAATGGAATTTTAAGGATGATAAAGGTTCCTTAGATGTCAATGTTTATGAATCACTTTCAAATGGAACAGACGAAGGATTTTATCAGCAAACATTTACTATTCCATCAGATTCTGCAGCTATTGATCAACATTTATTTAGCAATAATTCAAATGATTTCACCACAGTTTCATTGGATTTTGTGCGAGCTTTTAAATCAAAATTCAGAGTTGAAAGTGGCTTAAAAATGATTCAACGAAATATGATTTTGAATTCGAATTATGAGTCGAAAGATTCAACCGGGGTTTACATGCCTGATACCTCTGCAATCTTTAATTACAAGTACTTGGAAAGTATTTACTCTGCTTACGGAATTATTGCTGGGCAGTATAAAAAATTCAAATACCAAGCTGGACTTCGCTTCGAATACAGTATTCAAGCTCCCAATTTGGTTTCGAAAAATGAAAGTTTTCGCAATGAATACTTTAACTTGTTCCCATCAGCTACAATTCGCTATTCGGTGTCTAAATCAACAGAACTGTCTTTGGGATATAGCAAACGAATTAACAGACCTAATTTTGATAATTTAAATCCATTCACGTCTTATGCCGATCCGTATAATTTGCGCAGTGGAAACCCAGCATTAAAACCAGAAAACATTCATTCAATCGATTTGGGATTGGAGTATAATTCAAAACAAGTTGTCCTTGCTTTTTCCCTGTATCAACGCTATACATCTAGTGTTATTCAGAGGGTGAAGGTATTCTATGAAGATGGAACTTCCAGAGGAACTTATGCGAATATCGATAATTCTGTCAATTCTGGAGGAGAGGTTATTTTGCAGTACAAACCTTTTCCAATTTGGAGAAACATGATTTCTTTCAATGGAAATTACATCAAATATACGGATGACAATACAACGACAAATTGGAATAGAGAAGGATTTGTTTTTGGAATGAAATTTAGTTCAACACTTGATTTATTGAAGAAAACACTGACTCTGCAAGTGAATTTCAGATACAGTGCTCCTTCAGTTACCGCTCAAGGAACGATGCAGCCAAGAGGTTCTGTTGATTTTTCTGCAGACAAATCATTGTTTGATGGAAAATGGGGAATTGGATTGAGAGTAACTGATATTTTCAATACGCAAGGATTTAGTTTCCAAGTGGATCAACCATCCGTTTATCAGTCAACCGAGTTTAAATGGGAAACCCGACGATTGATTTTAAGTGTTCGCTATCGATTCGGGAAAACAAATCTAAAAGAAGAAAAGAAAACACCTGAAAATGGTGGTGGTGGATTTGATTTCTAA
- a CDS encoding DEAD/DEAH box helicase, whose amino-acid sequence MIDEELFQAKKLYPFQEKTVNAIIDELDKNGSDYNLLFQLPTGGGKTVIFSEVAKSYIERYQKKVLILTHRIELSVQTSKQLNALGISNKVISSDVKSLIDEEHHPCYIAMVETLNNRLQENENFVDGVGLVIVDEAHYNSFRKIFQYYSGANILGVTATPLSSNKALPLNDHYNKLLVGESIASLIQGGYLSDAETFTYDVNLHGLKIGTNGDFTVSSSETVYGNYFMQEKLLFAYEEVAVGDKTLIFNSGIETSLRVEETFKKRGYKIRHLDSTFSDKDRKDVLHWFKTTKDAILTSVGILTTGFDEPTVETIILNRATRSLTLYHQMIGRGSRRLPNKSKFKLIDLGNNVRRFGLWQDYINWQDAFKFPDRFLESRLSEDDDLEFEVEFEFPRHMEQLVDTSFLEEFSIRDVYYECLEKGEKGKLAVDLSLANHCEGVIRKIKDLDDAIQTVDALQDHIEHRLKLYTKCIAKSTPNYFKYLMETYNRQLRQEIRMKFDEIEQLEEEGRA is encoded by the coding sequence ATGATCGACGAAGAGCTGTTTCAAGCAAAGAAATTATATCCATTTCAGGAGAAAACTGTAAATGCCATTATTGACGAACTGGATAAAAACGGTTCAGACTACAATTTGTTGTTTCAATTGCCTACTGGCGGTGGAAAAACGGTGATATTTTCTGAAGTCGCAAAGAGTTATATTGAACGTTACCAAAAAAAGGTATTGATTCTAACTCATCGCATTGAATTATCTGTTCAAACCTCCAAACAATTGAATGCACTCGGAATTTCCAATAAAGTTATTTCCAGTGATGTGAAGAGTTTGATAGACGAAGAGCATCATCCGTGTTATATCGCAATGGTTGAAACACTGAATAACCGTTTGCAGGAAAATGAGAATTTTGTTGACGGTGTTGGTTTGGTGATTGTCGATGAGGCGCATTACAACAGTTTCAGAAAGATTTTTCAGTATTACTCTGGAGCGAATATTTTGGGGGTAACTGCAACGCCACTGAGCTCTAATAAAGCTTTGCCACTCAACGATCATTACAATAAGTTGTTGGTTGGAGAAAGCATAGCGTCTTTAATTCAAGGAGGCTATTTATCGGATGCAGAGACATTTACTTACGATGTGAATTTACATGGACTGAAAATTGGAACAAACGGAGATTTTACCGTAAGTTCTTCTGAAACAGTTTATGGAAATTACTTCATGCAGGAAAAACTCTTGTTTGCTTACGAAGAAGTGGCTGTTGGAGATAAAACGTTGATTTTCAACTCTGGAATTGAAACTTCTTTGCGTGTGGAAGAAACATTTAAGAAAAGAGGATACAAAATTCGTCACTTAGATTCCACATTCTCAGATAAAGACAGAAAAGATGTTTTACATTGGTTTAAAACCACTAAAGATGCAATCTTAACTTCTGTAGGGATTTTGACAACTGGATTTGATGAGCCAACGGTAGAAACGATTATTTTGAATCGTGCTACTCGCTCATTGACTTTATATCACCAAATGATTGGACGTGGCTCTCGTCGTCTGCCTAATAAATCAAAGTTTAAGTTAATTGATTTAGGAAACAACGTGAGACGTTTCGGGTTGTGGCAAGATTATATCAATTGGCAAGATGCATTCAAGTTCCCAGATCGTTTTCTGGAATCTCGCTTGAGTGAAGACGATGACTTAGAGTTTGAAGTTGAATTCGAGTTTCCGCGTCACATGGAACAGTTGGTTGATACAAGCTTTCTAGAGGAGTTCAGTATTCGCGATGTGTACTATGAGTGTTTGGAAAAAGGTGAGAAAGGAAAGTTGGCGGTTGATTTATCGTTAGCAAATCACTGCGAAGGTGTCATTCGGAAAATAAAAGATTTGGATGATGCTATTCAGACAGTTGATGCTTTGCAAGATCACATCGAACACCGTTTGAAATTGTATACCAAATGTATTGCCAAAAGCACTCCAAACTACTTTAAGTATTTGATGGAAACTTACAATCGTCAACTACGTCAGGAAATTCGCATGAAGTTTGACGAGATTGAACAATTGGAAGAAGAGGGAAGAGCTTAG
- a CDS encoding carboxypeptidase-like regulatory domain-containing protein, with protein sequence MKKIIFLFAILTIISGNGCKKKNLTYKINGTVIDSSLNTPLSNAEITISTTSISNPAEEVKATLTTDANGYFEYELQREKIQNVRISVNKMNYFSDGTLTTLDNLSLDNDNVFNYNVYAKSWVRLHFVSDGTKDLKYYKLTGKNNCEECCPTGEMHMVNAVDSSVICINNGNSPYKIYYEVVGGSNHGEMEVITAPFQTTEILINY encoded by the coding sequence ATGAAAAAAATAATATTCTTATTCGCAATCTTGACAATTATATCTGGAAATGGATGTAAAAAGAAGAATCTAACTTATAAAATCAATGGAACGGTTATAGATTCATCGCTCAACACACCGCTTTCAAATGCAGAAATTACAATTTCAACCACTTCAATTTCAAATCCTGCTGAAGAAGTAAAAGCGACACTGACAACAGACGCTAATGGCTATTTTGAATATGAACTCCAAAGAGAAAAAATTCAAAATGTCCGTATATCCGTTAATAAAATGAATTACTTTTCAGACGGCACCCTAACAACATTAGACAACCTTTCTTTAGATAATGACAATGTATTCAATTATAATGTCTACGCTAAAAGCTGGGTTCGACTTCATTTTGTGAGCGATGGAACAAAAGATTTGAAATATTATAAATTAACAGGAAAAAATAACTGCGAAGAATGTTGTCCAACTGGTGAAATGCACATGGTTAACGCAGTGGATAGCTCTGTCATTTGTATCAATAATGGAAATAGCCCCTACAAAATTTATTATGAAGTTGTTGGAGGATCAAATCACGGAGAAATGGAAGTTATCACTGCTCCATTCCAAACGACTGAAATATTAATCAACTATTAA